In Mycetocola zhujimingii, one DNA window encodes the following:
- the pknB gene encoding Stk1 family PASTA domain-containing Ser/Thr kinase, protein MTTSQQTDPIIGRLIDDRYDVRSRIARGGMATVYLATDLRLERRVAIKVMHGHLADDSNFRNRFVQEARSAARLADPHVVSVFDQGQDSDLAYLVMEYLPGITLRELLRDHGKLTARQVIDIMDAVTSGLAAAHRAGIIHRDVKPENVLLADDGRIKISDFGLARAASANTATGQSLLGTIAYLSPELVTRGIADARSDIYALGIMMYEMLTGEQPYKGEQPMQIAYQHANESVPRPSAVNPDVPDALDDLVLWATERSPDERPSDAREMLERLREVEKQLGFGGAASTQATMVMASPPASDTAGFTQVLTSPSMRADPVDPDDPASALSAVTAKRRTRGYWILGLVLILAALSGGTGWYFAAGPGSHVSVPSLVNESPESASQILTDLGLTVTPGEEYSFDVPVGLVSSTDPGDGALVDKGSSVTVNVSLGRAPVTVPALAGMPLADAEAYLNDNRLTLGSVDQQFNDDAADGIVLSAADAASGADVSGGGEILQGETINLAVSLGGIPSVGGMSPDEARSALTGRGLVVADKSKEEFSDEVAKGVVIRAELPDGTIRPTDTATLVVSKGEDLVTVPDVVGKVLAEAKAELEDLGFTVKVISDVAETNWGFPLVTVDQSDPAGGTAIKRGATVTLTSYLFEAP, encoded by the coding sequence GTGACAACCAGCCAGCAGACCGACCCGATTATCGGCCGTCTCATCGACGACCGATATGACGTGCGTTCGCGCATCGCGCGGGGCGGCATGGCGACGGTCTACCTCGCCACCGATCTGCGTCTTGAACGCCGCGTGGCCATCAAGGTCATGCACGGGCACCTGGCTGACGACAGCAACTTCCGCAATCGGTTCGTGCAGGAAGCGCGGAGCGCGGCGAGGCTTGCCGATCCGCACGTGGTGAGCGTGTTCGACCAGGGCCAGGATTCCGACCTCGCGTACCTGGTCATGGAATACCTGCCGGGGATCACCCTCAGGGAACTGCTTCGCGACCACGGCAAGCTCACGGCACGCCAGGTCATCGACATCATGGATGCCGTGACGAGCGGCCTCGCAGCAGCGCACCGCGCCGGAATCATCCACAGGGACGTGAAACCGGAGAACGTCCTCCTCGCCGACGACGGCCGGATCAAGATCAGCGACTTCGGACTGGCCCGTGCCGCGAGTGCGAACACCGCGACAGGACAGTCCCTGCTCGGAACCATCGCCTACCTCTCCCCCGAGCTCGTCACCCGAGGCATCGCTGACGCCAGAAGCGATATCTACGCCCTCGGCATCATGATGTACGAAATGCTCACCGGCGAGCAGCCGTACAAGGGCGAACAGCCCATGCAGATCGCGTACCAGCACGCCAATGAGTCGGTCCCACGGCCCAGTGCGGTCAACCCGGATGTGCCGGACGCCCTCGACGACCTCGTCCTCTGGGCAACGGAACGATCACCGGACGAGCGTCCGAGCGACGCCAGGGAAATGCTCGAGCGGCTGCGCGAAGTAGAGAAGCAGCTTGGTTTCGGCGGTGCAGCGAGCACCCAGGCGACGATGGTCATGGCTAGCCCGCCCGCAAGCGATACCGCGGGTTTCACGCAGGTTCTGACATCCCCCTCGATGCGTGCGGACCCAGTGGATCCCGATGACCCTGCGTCTGCGCTCAGCGCGGTGACGGCGAAGAGACGGACCAGGGGGTACTGGATCCTCGGCCTTGTCCTGATCCTTGCCGCACTCTCCGGAGGCACCGGCTGGTATTTCGCTGCCGGTCCCGGTTCGCACGTCTCGGTACCGTCGCTCGTCAACGAAAGCCCAGAATCCGCCAGCCAGATCCTCACCGATCTCGGCCTCACCGTAACGCCCGGCGAGGAATACAGCTTCGACGTCCCTGTCGGTCTCGTATCGAGCACAGACCCAGGAGACGGCGCCCTGGTCGACAAGGGCTCGAGCGTCACGGTCAATGTGTCGCTCGGGCGCGCGCCTGTCACCGTACCTGCCCTCGCCGGGATGCCCCTGGCCGACGCCGAGGCATATCTCAACGACAACCGCCTCACCCTGGGCAGCGTCGACCAGCAGTTCAATGACGACGCGGCCGACGGCATTGTCCTCTCCGCTGCGGATGCCGCATCGGGCGCGGATGTTTCGGGCGGCGGCGAGATCCTCCAGGGCGAGACGATCAACCTCGCTGTTTCGCTCGGAGGTATCCCCTCCGTCGGCGGGATGAGCCCGGACGAGGCGAGGAGTGCGCTCACCGGGCGCGGACTCGTTGTCGCCGACAAGAGCAAGGAAGAATTCAGCGACGAGGTCGCCAAGGGCGTTGTGATCAGGGCTGAGTTGCCCGATGGCACCATCCGTCCAACCGACACCGCTACCCTCGTCGTCTCGAAGGGCGAAGACCTCGTTACGGTTCCGGATGTCGTCGGGAAGGTGCTCGCCGAAGCGAAGGCCGAACTCGAGGACCTTGGATTCACGGTCAAGGTGATCAGCGACGTCGCCGAGACGAACTGGGGCTTCCCGCTCGTCACCGTCGACCAGTCCGACCCCGCGGGCGGAACGGCGATCAAGCGTGGGGCGACGGTCACGCTGACCTCATACCTCTTCGAAGCGCCCTAG
- a CDS encoding LysM peptidoglycan-binding domain-containing protein, which yields MPAVDGSAERALTESATNSRAHGRRRARNLTLPLVLTGSLAASMQIALPAAAHSPMSSPKPRSSVPAPTPTTAAPTPLTIQAAPAQYTVESGDTISGIASKFGLATASVLALNGLGWSSMIFPGQTLLLTGATASPDAAQPTPPPPAPSSSTYTVVSGDTVSGIASAHGVSVAAVFAANGLSSGSIIYPGQDLAIPGGSPTSAVPAPAPAPAPAPPTEAAITPMTAEMRSNAAIIVSTARAIGVSDHGIVIALVTAAQESSLRNVQHGDRDSLGLFQQRPSMGWGTAEQALDPVRATKAFFGGHVNPNPGLTTGLLDIDGWESLTISAAAQAVQKSAHPDAYSKWEASARSWVSELG from the coding sequence CTGCCAGCTGTCGACGGGTCGGCCGAGCGCGCCCTCACCGAGAGCGCGACCAACTCGCGTGCACACGGACGCCGTCGGGCGCGCAACCTCACTCTCCCGCTGGTCCTGACCGGATCACTCGCCGCCAGCATGCAAATCGCCCTGCCGGCAGCCGCCCACTCGCCGATGTCCTCGCCCAAGCCCCGCTCGAGCGTCCCGGCTCCCACTCCCACGACAGCCGCGCCGACGCCCCTCACGATTCAGGCAGCGCCCGCCCAGTACACGGTGGAGTCCGGCGACACTATTTCGGGCATCGCGTCGAAGTTCGGCCTGGCAACGGCATCCGTTCTCGCCTTGAATGGGCTCGGCTGGTCGAGCATGATCTTTCCTGGGCAGACTCTTCTTCTCACCGGCGCAACAGCGAGCCCGGACGCCGCGCAGCCCACGCCTCCGCCTCCCGCCCCATCGTCGTCGACCTACACCGTCGTCTCGGGTGACACGGTGTCCGGGATTGCTTCGGCACACGGCGTGAGTGTCGCCGCGGTGTTCGCCGCGAACGGTCTGAGCTCGGGCAGCATCATCTACCCGGGGCAGGACCTCGCCATTCCCGGCGGCAGCCCAACGTCGGCGGTGCCGGCTCCCGCCCCCGCGCCAGCCCCGGCGCCACCGACCGAAGCCGCGATCACACCGATGACCGCCGAGATGCGCTCAAACGCCGCGATCATCGTCTCGACCGCCCGGGCCATCGGCGTGAGCGACCACGGGATCGTCATCGCCCTCGTCACCGCTGCGCAGGAGTCAAGCCTCCGCAACGTTCAGCACGGCGACAGGGACTCGCTCGGCCTGTTCCAGCAGCGCCCGAGCATGGGCTGGGGCACCGCGGAACAGGCCCTCGACCCCGTTCGCGCAACGAAAGCTTTCTTCGGCGGGCACGTCAACCCGAACCCCGGACTCACGACGGGACTCCTCGACATCGACGGGTGGGAGTCGCTCACGATCAGCGCCGCCGCCCAGGCTGTCCAGAAGTCTGCTCACCCCGACGCCTACTCGAAGTGGGAAGCGTCAGCGCGGAGCTGGGTCTCCGAGCTCGGTTGA
- a CDS encoding Rv2175c family DNA-binding protein, which produces MFPERQWLTLSDLADALGVTQSRIRKLIEERQLLAVKRDGVLSVPADFLRDNEPLSELRGTLFVLADAGFRDDDAMRWLLEEEESLLAAPIDALRAGRKAEVRRVAQALA; this is translated from the coding sequence ATGTTTCCTGAGCGACAGTGGCTGACCCTTTCCGACCTCGCCGACGCACTCGGGGTGACCCAGAGCCGCATCCGCAAGCTGATCGAGGAACGCCAGTTGCTCGCCGTCAAGCGCGACGGGGTCCTGAGCGTTCCCGCCGATTTCCTTCGCGACAACGAGCCCCTCAGTGAACTCCGCGGCACGCTCTTCGTGCTGGCTGACGCGGGGTTCCGCGACGACGACGCCATGCGCTGGCTGCTCGAAGAAGAGGAAAGCCTCCTCGCCGCCCCGATCGACGCGCTGCGCGCCGGTCGCAAGGCCGAGGTCCGTCGAGTGGCTCAGGCGCTGGCCTGA
- a CDS encoding polyprenyl synthetase family protein, whose protein sequence is MNETANLNDLVQSRIGEFISSRESILAQVGSGLDPFASFSREFLSGGKRFRARFCYWGWQSVADSAAVGDSDGRASVSDVVSAASALEIFHAAALIHDDIIDNSDTRRGAPSAHRRFERLHRDGGWAGDAAEYGRAAATLLGDLLLGWSDELLDDALDGCSRPVARSARAEFNRMRTEVTAGQYLDILEERAWRSQDDSSQLSRAQQVLIYKSAKYSIESPLALGGLLAGATPAQLSSLRAFGLPLGVAFQLRDDLLGVFGDAAVTGKPSGDDLREGKRTVLIARTRASIPAPARNILDELLGDPDLNDSQIASLQATIRESGAVDDVEAMIDSNVARAIAALDAAPLSATATGQLRELADAVTRRTY, encoded by the coding sequence GTGAATGAAACCGCCAACCTGAACGACCTTGTCCAGTCTCGGATCGGTGAGTTCATTTCATCGCGGGAGTCAATTCTCGCCCAGGTCGGGTCAGGACTCGATCCCTTTGCTTCCTTTTCTCGGGAGTTTCTCAGCGGTGGCAAGCGGTTCCGCGCCCGCTTCTGCTACTGGGGCTGGCAGAGCGTTGCCGACTCGGCGGCAGTCGGTGACAGCGACGGTCGAGCGTCGGTCTCCGACGTGGTTTCTGCCGCGAGTGCGCTCGAGATCTTCCACGCCGCCGCGCTGATTCACGACGACATCATCGACAACTCAGACACCAGGAGGGGCGCCCCGAGCGCTCACCGTCGCTTTGAGCGCTTGCACCGCGACGGTGGATGGGCTGGTGACGCGGCAGAGTACGGCCGGGCGGCGGCGACGCTCCTCGGCGATTTGCTCCTCGGCTGGAGCGACGAGCTCCTCGACGACGCGCTCGACGGATGCTCGAGGCCCGTCGCGCGGAGCGCCAGGGCCGAGTTCAACAGGATGCGAACCGAGGTCACGGCTGGCCAGTACCTCGACATCCTCGAGGAACGAGCATGGCGCTCGCAGGACGACAGCTCGCAGCTCAGCCGCGCGCAGCAGGTCCTGATCTACAAGTCCGCGAAGTACAGCATCGAGAGCCCGCTCGCGCTCGGCGGTCTTCTCGCCGGAGCAACCCCGGCGCAGCTCTCATCGCTTCGGGCGTTCGGACTCCCCCTCGGCGTCGCTTTCCAGCTCAGGGACGATCTGCTTGGCGTCTTCGGCGATGCAGCGGTGACGGGCAAGCCAAGCGGAGACGACCTCCGCGAGGGCAAGCGCACCGTACTCATCGCTCGAACCCGCGCATCGATCCCGGCACCCGCGAGGAACATCCTCGATGAATTACTCGGCGATCCCGATCTCAACGATTCCCAGATCGCCTCGCTCCAGGCAACCATTCGCGAATCCGGAGCGGTCGACGACGTCGAGGCAATGATCGACAGCAATGTCGCCCGTGCCATAGCGGCGCTCGACGCGGCCCCGCTCTCGGCGACGGCGACCGGACAGCTCAGAGAGCTGGCGGATGCCGTTACCCGCCGAACCTACTGA
- a CDS encoding DUF3040 domain-containing protein: MPLSEQEQRLLDEMERNLYRNDADFVSTVGNRKGRPSYRNIAIGCVITIVGAGALIAGVILQQPIIGIIGFAAMLAGVMFAISPGKGEATSEPQSPFPASGKRSQSAASPSFMDRMNHRWDKRQDEN, translated from the coding sequence ATGCCACTGTCTGAACAGGAGCAACGGCTTCTCGATGAGATGGAGCGCAACCTCTACAGGAACGACGCTGATTTCGTATCGACCGTCGGAAACCGTAAGGGCCGCCCGAGTTATCGCAATATCGCGATCGGCTGTGTCATCACCATCGTCGGCGCGGGAGCGCTCATCGCCGGAGTAATCCTGCAGCAGCCCATCATCGGGATTATCGGATTCGCCGCCATGCTGGCCGGCGTGATGTTCGCCATCAGTCCAGGCAAGGGCGAAGCGACCTCGGAGCCGCAATCCCCGTTTCCTGCTTCAGGCAAGCGTTCGCAGTCTGCGGCATCCCCGTCGTTCATGGATCGAATGAACCATCGCTGGGACAAGCGCCAGGACGAAAACTGA
- the mraZ gene encoding division/cell wall cluster transcriptional repressor MraZ codes for MFLGTYAPKLDEKGRIILPAKFRDELAGGVVMTRGQEHCVYVFSTREFEALHDKIRQAPVTSKQARDYLRVFLSGASAETPDKQNRITVPASLRSYAGLSRDLTVIGAGSRAEIWDTEAWEKYLEEQEAAFADTAEEVIPGLF; via the coding sequence ATGTTTCTTGGCACGTATGCCCCCAAGCTCGACGAAAAGGGCCGGATCATCCTCCCCGCGAAGTTCCGCGATGAACTCGCAGGGGGAGTTGTCATGACCCGCGGACAGGAACACTGCGTGTACGTGTTCAGCACCCGCGAGTTCGAAGCGCTTCACGACAAGATCCGCCAGGCGCCGGTGACGAGCAAGCAGGCCCGCGACTACCTCCGGGTTTTTCTTTCCGGGGCGAGCGCCGAGACACCGGACAAGCAGAACCGGATCACGGTTCCGGCCTCGCTGCGGAGTTACGCGGGTCTCTCTCGTGACCTGACGGTCATTGGAGCGGGAAGCCGCGCCGAGATCTGGGACACAGAGGCGTGGGAGAAGTACCTCGAAGAGCAGGAAGCTGCATTCGCCGATACCGCAGAGGAGGTGATTCCTGGATTGTTCTAG
- the rsmH gene encoding 16S rRNA (cytosine(1402)-N(4))-methyltransferase RsmH, producing MEFNNIHTPVMLERTIELLGPAVSHPGAVLVDATLGMGGHAEAFLERFPELQLVGLDRDLEALAIAEERLKRFSDRFHPVHTVYDGIAEALDSLGFPEAHGILFDLGVSSLQLDRTERGFSYSQDAPLDMRMDSTSDLTAETILATYREGDLRRIFEDYGEEKLAARYARRIVEARQVEPITRSGQLVQVLQDATPAALSRAGHPAKRVFQALRIEVNTELSVLRRAIPAALGTLAVGGRIVVLSYQSLEDRIVKRDLAAASSSTSPADLPVELPEHSPRFRLLVRGTEMATEEEKASNPRATPVRLRAAERLKAENS from the coding sequence ATGGAATTCAACAACATTCACACACCGGTCATGCTCGAGCGGACCATCGAGCTGCTCGGCCCGGCAGTGTCACACCCGGGCGCTGTCCTCGTCGATGCCACCCTCGGCATGGGAGGACACGCTGAGGCATTCCTCGAACGGTTCCCCGAGCTTCAGCTGGTTGGCCTCGACAGGGACCTCGAGGCCCTCGCGATCGCCGAAGAGCGGCTCAAGCGCTTCAGCGACCGGTTCCACCCCGTTCACACGGTCTACGACGGGATCGCCGAAGCCCTCGACAGCCTCGGGTTCCCCGAGGCGCATGGCATCCTGTTCGACCTCGGAGTGTCATCGCTGCAGCTGGACCGGACCGAGCGCGGTTTCTCCTACTCCCAGGACGCACCTCTCGACATGCGCATGGACTCAACGAGCGACCTGACGGCCGAGACCATCCTTGCCACCTACCGGGAGGGCGACCTCCGGAGGATCTTCGAAGACTACGGCGAAGAGAAGCTCGCGGCGCGGTACGCCCGCCGCATCGTCGAGGCACGACAGGTCGAACCGATTACCCGCTCGGGCCAGCTCGTCCAGGTGCTGCAGGATGCAACGCCTGCGGCGCTCTCGCGGGCCGGTCACCCTGCCAAGCGTGTGTTCCAGGCACTTCGCATCGAGGTCAACACCGAACTGAGCGTCCTGAGGCGCGCGATCCCGGCCGCTCTCGGAACCCTCGCCGTTGGGGGACGCATCGTGGTGCTCTCGTACCAGTCCCTCGAGGACCGGATCGTGAAGCGCGACCTCGCCGCAGCGAGTTCGTCAACCTCGCCCGCCGATCTGCCGGTCGAACTGCCAGAGCACAGCCCCCGTTTCCGGCTGCTCGTGCGCGGCACCGAGATGGCGACAGAAGAAGAAAAAGCATCGAACCCGCGAGCGACGCCCGTCCGCTTGCGCGCAGCTGAACGACTGAAAGCGGAAAACTCATGA